Proteins encoded together in one Styela clava chromosome 12, kaStyClav1.hap1.2, whole genome shotgun sequence window:
- the LOC120329327 gene encoding gamma-aminobutyric acid receptor subunit alpha-2-like: MTMRILMKAIIFVLNCSFILSILDTQAMAEGTSNKPCGDSSTCPEDISKLLDSFLEDYDSRIRPGFEDGPTKVYTYFHVTGFGPVSETDMEYTLDMFFRQRWRDERVAFKHANISELKLNNMMAQKLWTPDTFFRNGKKSIAHNITVPNRLLRIDPEGNILYTMRLTIKARCPMQLIDFPMDVHTCVLLFGSYGFTSDQVQFYWYEENSTTPVDVPETSSRLNQFSLLGHSWDSHTIRTTTGDFSVLQTKFHLRREMGYFVVQTYLPCILIVILSQVSFWINKEAVPARTVSGIMTVLNLTTLSISTRQSFPKVSYATALDWYISVCFAFCFAALIEFASVNYFERRNKERRKRLPAFDRDRIQPEIFQTSPLRKRYIPLKRGTGTTDVSVVDLYKIIAGQPVNENQSFMYYIHSIGSYFVPDYFQNSGHLKNTAGKGRYDVDAAQKLLEAISPHIREAANAEGNVSNIDRISRVAFPLAFFVFNIVYWYVYLSHRSHEVSQRSSGAQ; the protein is encoded by the exons ATGACAATGAGGATTCTTATGAAAGCGATAATTTTTGTTCTTAACTGCAgctttattttatcaatactgGACACACAGGCCATGGCTGAAGGCACCAG CAATAAACCTTGTGGAGACAGCAGCACTTGTCCAGAAGACATTTCTAAATTACTGGACAGTTTCTTGGAGGATTACGACAGTCGAATAAGACCGGGATTCGAAG ATGGCCCAACAAAAGTATACACCTATTTTCATGTTACTGGATTTGGACCTGTTTCCGAAACGGACATGGAATATACGCTTGATATGTTTTTCAGACAAAG ATGGAGGGACGAAAGAGTTGCTTTCAAGCATGCAAACATTAGCGAACTGAAACTTAACAATATGATGGCTCAAAAATTATGGACCCCGGATACATTCTTTCGAAATGGGAAGAAATCCATTGCTCACAATATAACTGTTCCTAATCGTCTTCTTCGTATTGACCCAGAAGGCAATATTCTATACACAATGAG ATTGACAATAAAAGCAAGGTGTCCGATGCAATTGATTGACTTTCCGATGGACGTGCATACGTGTGTTCTACTCTTTGGAAGTTATGGATTTACTTCG GACCAAGTACAGTTTTATTGGTATGAAGAAAATAGCACGACACCAGTAGATGTTCCTGAAACATCTTCGCGGCTAAATCAATTTTCGTTGCTAGGACATTCTTGGGACTCACATACTATTAGAACCACTACAG GTGACTTCTCTGTACTTCAGACAAAATTTCACCTACGTAGAGAAATGGGATATTTTGTTGTTCAGACTTATCTACCGTGCATCCTGATTGTGATTCTATCGCAG GTATCTTTTTGGATCAATAAGGAAGCTGTACCAGCTCGAACTGTATCTGGAATTATGACAgttctcaatttaactactcTGAGTATCAGTACAAGACAATCATTCCCCAAAGTATCGTATGCAACAGCGTTGGATTGGTATATCTCCGTTTGCTTTGCGTTTTGTTTTGCCGCCTTGATTGAGTTTGCTTCAG TGAATTACTTCGAAAGAAGAAACAAAGAACGAAGAAAAAGATTGCCTGCGTTTGATAGAGACAGAATACAACCTGAAATATTCCAGACTTCACCGTTGAGAAAAAG ATACATTCCCTTGAAACGTGGTACGGGAACGACCGATGTCAGCGTAGTTGATTTGTACAAAATAATAGCCGGACAACCAGTCAATGAGAATCAAAGTTTTATGTATTATATTCACTCCATTGGGTCATACTTTGTACCAG ACTACTTTCAAAATTCTGGCCACTTGAAAAATACTGCAGGTAAAGGAAGGTACGACGTAGACGCAGCGCAGAAACTTTTAGAGGCAATCAGTCCCCATATACGAGAAGCGGCAAATGCAGAG GGAAATGTAAGCAATATCGACCGAATATCACGAGTTGCGTTTCCACTTGCTTTCTTTGTCTTCAACATCGTGTATTGGTACGTTTACCTTTCCCATCGATCTCACGAGGTGTCGCAAAGAAGTAGTGGAGCTCAATAA